From the genome of Pseudomonadota bacterium:
AGGGGATGCTCGAGAACGTGACCATCGAGTAGAGAGGCAGCCAGTGCTCCGGGAAGGCCTGGTGCAGCAGCGCGTCGACCTGCTTCCTCGCCTTGAACACGGGCGAGACCACGCGGCTTCGCATCTCCTCGAAGTTCTGCAGCGCAAGATCGGAGAGCGCGTCGGTGTTGGGCTTGCGCAGCTCGCCGTAACGCGCGAACATCTCCTCGGTCGGCCCCATGGCGCGCAGGCACTGCATGAAGACCGTGCAGTCCTCGAACGCCGCATTCATGCCCTGCCCGTAGAAGGGCACCACGGCGTGACACGCGTCGCCCAGCAGCACGGCGTGCTTTCCCACGTGCCACGGTGAGCAGCGCACGTAGACGAGCGGCGAGGTGGGGTTGTGCATGAAGTCATCGAGCAGGGTGGGCATGTGCGCAACGGCATCCGGGAACTCGCGATCAAAGAACGCCTTCACGTCTGACTCGGTCTTGAGCGCCGCGAACGAGCTGCGCTCGCCGTCGAAGGGCAGGAAGAGCGTGCAGGTGAATGAGCCGTCGAGGTTGGGGAGGGCGATGAGCATGTAGTCGTGCCGAGGCCAGATGTGCAGCGCCCCGCGATCGATGCACCAGCCGCCGCTCGGCAGCGACGGCATGGTGAGCTCCTTGTAGCCCCACGGCAGGTAGTCTTGCCGGTAGTTGAAGCGATCGCGATGGGTCATCTGCTCGCGAATGGCCGAGA
Proteins encoded in this window:
- a CDS encoding FAD-dependent monooxygenase, whose translation is MARFTIIGAGLAGSLLGVLLAREGHEVEIFERRADMRVAPVPRGRSINLALSVRGWKAIAEAGLKDEVMATAIPMRGRMLHAVDGALELQPYSIHPDEHLYSVSRHGLNVTLMNAAQAAGVKIHFNHRCTHIDFETGDLTFRDELSGSQIGHAGGHVVGSDGAFSAIREQMTHRDRFNYRQDYLPWGYKELTMPSLPSGGWCIDRGALHIWPRHDYMLIALPNLDGSFTCTLFLPFDGERSSFAALKTESDVKAFFDREFPDAVAHMPTLLDDFMHNPTSPLVYVRCSPWHVGKHAVLLGDACHAVVPFYGQGMNAAFEDCTVFMQCLRAMGPTEEMFARYGELRKPNTDALSDLALQNFEEMRSRVVSPVFKARKQVDALLHQAFPEHWLPLYSMVTFSSIPYAEAVRRARRQDLIVNGLAGAGVLGLAGLMGAALRSWSRTR